One genomic window of [Clostridium] scindens ATCC 35704 includes the following:
- a CDS encoding RNA polymerase sigma factor, protein MTRENELLRKIEKGDASCWEELAAMYYDDILRYCLYHTRDRETAEDAVQETFLKVIRYFPRYKNKGKFRAFLYKVASNTCVDTWRQSREMHLTEQIEYQEAGFAYSESEEGFRQIVETLPEDQREVIYLRFAHDLTLRETSKVLGIPMRTVQSRQRAGLKKIEEKIGKEEAR, encoded by the coding sequence TTGACGCGCGAAAATGAACTGTTACGGAAAATTGAAAAAGGCGATGCATCATGCTGGGAAGAACTGGCGGCCATGTACTACGACGACATCCTCCGCTACTGCCTGTACCATACCAGGGATCGGGAAACGGCAGAAGATGCCGTGCAGGAGACGTTTCTTAAGGTGATCCGCTATTTCCCGAGATATAAGAATAAGGGGAAGTTCCGGGCATTCCTATATAAGGTGGCTTCCAATACCTGTGTGGACACGTGGAGGCAGAGCAGGGAAATGCATCTGACGGAACAGATCGAATATCAGGAGGCAGGGTTTGCGTATTCTGAATCCGAGGAAGGGTTCCGGCAGATCGTGGAGACGCTGCCCGAAGACCAGAGGGAAGTCATATACCTGCGTTTTGCCCATGATCTTACCTTGCGGGAGACCTCCAAAGTATTGGGAATCCCGATGCGAACCGTCCAATCCCGGCAAAGAGCTGGATTAAAAAAGATTGAAGAAAAGATCGGAAAGGAGGAAGCACGTTGA
- a CDS encoding IS110 family RNA-guided transposase, producing MIYVGIDVAKDKHDCFITNSDGEVLFKPFTISNNREGFETLFERISSVSDDLNKVKVGLEATGHYSYNLLGFLLDKGLPTYVINPLHTNLYRKSLSLRKTKTDKVDSRTIATMMMSDMNLKSYSNTSYHNEELKSLTRYRFDKVKERAKLKSSVSRLVCILFPELEKLVPTLHMASIYALLSEFPSADAVANAHLTRLSNLLSESSKGRYGKDTAVMFRDAARGSIGSHMPAKSLELKHTIKLIQELTIEINEIEAAIKRIMDEEIHSPILTIPGISYRMGAMIIAEIGDFSRFDSADKILAYAGMSPSTYQSGQLDNCYSHMEKRGSRYLRYALYNATKYVCQWDESFRVYLEKKRSEGKHYNVALSHTSKKLVRLIFALEKSGQAYLPTT from the coding sequence ATGATTTACGTTGGAATTGACGTTGCCAAAGATAAGCACGACTGCTTTATTACGAACTCAGATGGCGAAGTATTATTTAAGCCCTTTACCATCTCTAATAATCGCGAAGGTTTTGAAACCTTATTTGAAAGAATCTCATCCGTATCAGATGATTTAAACAAAGTAAAAGTAGGACTGGAAGCCACCGGACACTACAGTTACAATCTTCTGGGATTTCTTCTTGATAAAGGTTTGCCGACCTATGTTATCAATCCGTTACATACGAATCTTTACAGAAAAAGTCTCAGCCTTAGAAAGACGAAAACGGATAAAGTTGATTCCCGTACCATTGCTACTATGATGATGTCTGACATGAACTTAAAGTCCTACTCAAACACATCTTACCACAATGAGGAGCTAAAGTCACTCACTCGTTATCGTTTTGATAAAGTCAAAGAACGGGCAAAGCTGAAAAGTTCTGTTTCAAGACTTGTGTGTATTCTTTTCCCAGAACTGGAAAAACTCGTTCCTACGCTTCATATGGCATCCATTTATGCTTTACTTTCTGAATTTCCAAGTGCAGATGCTGTTGCAAACGCACACCTCACAAGGCTTTCCAACCTGCTCTCTGAAAGTTCTAAAGGCAGATATGGGAAAGATACTGCTGTCATGTTTCGTGACGCTGCAAGAGGTTCTATCGGTTCTCATATGCCTGCAAAGTCTTTGGAACTAAAACACACCATCAAGCTCATTCAGGAATTAACGATTGAGATTAATGAAATCGAAGCAGCCATCAAACGAATCATGGATGAAGAGATCCATTCTCCCATCCTTACCATTCCTGGTATCAGTTACCGGATGGGCGCAATGATCATTGCTGAGATTGGGGATTTCTCTCGTTTTGATTCCGCAGATAAGATACTCGCATATGCAGGAATGTCTCCCTCCACTTATCAATCGGGACAGTTAGATAACTGTTATTCCCATATGGAGAAACGAGGTTCCAGATACCTTCGGTATGCCCTTTACAATGCCACAAAATATGTCTGCCAGTGGGATGAATCCTTTCGTGTATATCTAGAAAAGAAACGTTCAGAAGGCAAGCATTATAATGTTGCATTATCTCATACCTCCAAGAAACTTGTGCGATTGATTTTTGCACTGGAAAAATCAGGACAAGCATACCTTCCAACAACTTAA
- a CDS encoding ABC transporter ATP-binding protein, with product MKLEICDITKQYKDKRAVDHVSLTLTPGIWGLLGANGAGKTTLMRMIAGIQKPTSGCVRYDGIEIGTLKESYRDVFGYLPQEFGFYPGFHVWEYLEYIAALKGLGKAETKKKIEALLEMLSLQEVRKKQISKLSGGMKRRVGIAQAMLNDPEVLILDEPTSGLDPGERVRFRNLLSEFARGRIVLISTHIVSDVEYIATCNAIMKEGRIIATGKTEKLVREVDGKVWNAQIDPRELAAFEQRVPILNVYNKEDGDLQVRYLADTAVIPGSIKTEPRMEDLYLWLFPEHAREEEVI from the coding sequence ATGAAATTAGAAATCTGTGATATTACAAAGCAATACAAAGACAAGCGGGCAGTGGATCATGTATCCCTGACGCTGACGCCCGGCATATGGGGGCTTTTGGGAGCCAATGGCGCAGGAAAGACCACCCTTATGCGTATGATAGCAGGAATCCAAAAGCCTACATCGGGATGTGTCCGGTATGATGGCATTGAGATTGGAACGTTAAAGGAATCCTACCGGGATGTCTTTGGATACCTGCCGCAGGAGTTTGGATTCTATCCGGGCTTCCATGTGTGGGAGTATCTGGAATATATCGCGGCCCTCAAAGGCCTTGGAAAGGCGGAGACAAAGAAGAAGATTGAAGCGCTTCTGGAAATGCTGTCGCTTCAGGAGGTAAGAAAGAAGCAGATATCCAAACTGTCCGGAGGAATGAAGCGCAGGGTTGGAATTGCGCAGGCAATGCTCAATGATCCGGAAGTGCTGATCTTAGATGAGCCTACCAGCGGGCTGGATCCAGGAGAGAGAGTCCGGTTCCGCAACCTTCTCTCAGAATTTGCCAGGGGCAGGATCGTACTGATATCCACGCATATCGTCTCAGATGTGGAATATATTGCTACCTGCAATGCAATCATGAAAGAAGGGAGGATCATTGCCACTGGGAAGACGGAAAAACTGGTACGGGAAGTGGACGGGAAGGTATGGAATGCCCAGATCGATCCCAGGGAACTTGCGGCTTTTGAACAGCGGGTGCCAATTTTGAATGTCTATAATAAGGAGGATGGAGACTTGCAGGTCCGCTATCTGGCGGATACGGCTGTTATACCAGGCTCGATAAAAACGGAGCCCCGAATGGAAGACTTATATCTGTGGCTGTTCCCGGAACATGCAAGAGAGGAGGAAGTAATATGA
- a CDS encoding ABC transporter permease subunit — MRLLCLELKRLVKTRSTWMLLAAALILSAVLAYFPISFVTSYKTDARGNTVKLTGIEAIQNKKEQEQAIAGLITEEKVAKAVKDFRECYQEYGSAFPPEVPMEVYNEKIAPQYPVLERAARVLADSQVYVDTMTDADISPEDVAGFYEKYRERLKQMGKDEKEQEEIERLSADIETPFTYVPGFSAESYDYLVLYLFLLMFIFAVIAAPVFCAEYQTGADSILRCARHGRMRLAATKIGAMLIIFLATFGAGTAVFLLITNQAFGWEGLQTSLQMLRSAFVMPQMTLGEAWTTVVLAGLCSLLATVCAALYLSSRCRNVQAAIIGSIVLCMLPTIIYMVSSSNVADILRCIFPSGGIGLTNSFFYEMMGLHFIRLGTGYIWTPYLIMGAAILEIPLFLVLTAVTYCRRESI, encoded by the coding sequence ATGAGACTGTTATGCTTAGAACTAAAGAGGCTTGTAAAGACCCGCTCAACCTGGATGCTTCTTGCTGCCGCCTTAATCCTGTCAGCGGTATTGGCATATTTTCCCATATCTTTCGTGACTTCCTATAAGACAGATGCAAGGGGGAATACGGTGAAACTTACGGGGATAGAAGCAATCCAGAATAAGAAGGAGCAGGAGCAGGCCATAGCCGGATTGATAACGGAGGAAAAGGTGGCAAAGGCAGTCAAGGACTTTCGGGAATGTTATCAGGAATATGGAAGCGCTTTTCCTCCGGAGGTTCCGATGGAGGTGTATAATGAGAAGATAGCGCCCCAGTATCCGGTTCTGGAACGGGCAGCCAGGGTGCTTGCAGATTCTCAGGTGTACGTGGATACCATGACGGACGCGGATATTTCTCCCGAAGATGTCGCTGGGTTTTATGAAAAATACCGGGAACGTTTGAAACAGATGGGAAAGGATGAGAAAGAGCAGGAAGAAATTGAAAGGCTCAGCGCGGATATTGAGACGCCGTTTACCTATGTGCCGGGGTTTTCCGCGGAATCCTATGATTATCTGGTCTTGTATCTGTTTCTTTTGATGTTTATCTTCGCGGTTATCGCAGCGCCTGTGTTCTGCGCGGAGTATCAGACCGGTGCTGACAGCATCCTTCGCTGCGCCAGGCATGGACGCATGCGGCTGGCTGCTACAAAGATCGGAGCCATGCTGATCATTTTTCTGGCGACGTTCGGTGCGGGAACCGCGGTCTTCCTTCTTATTACGAATCAGGCCTTCGGATGGGAAGGACTTCAAACTTCCCTGCAGATGCTGCGGTCAGCATTCGTGATGCCTCAGATGACGCTGGGAGAGGCCTGGACAACTGTCGTGCTGGCAGGCTTATGCTCCCTTCTTGCTACAGTCTGTGCTGCCCTATATTTGTCTTCCAGGTGCAGAAACGTGCAGGCTGCCATCATAGGAAGCATTGTACTGTGCATGCTGCCGACCATCATTTATATGGTGTCAAGCAGCAATGTGGCAGACATTCTAAGATGCATATTCCCATCAGGGGGAATCGGCCTGACGAATAGTTTTTTCTATGAAATGATGGGACTGCATTTTATCCGCCTTGGCACTGGATATATCTGGACGCCGTATCTGATCATGGGCGCCGCAATCCTTGAGATTCCGCTGTTTCTGGTGTTGACCGCAGTGACTTACTGCCGTCGGGAATCCATTTAG